The stretch of DNA tgattcaatcatacacaaccaATCTCCGCGTCCTAtctaatatttctcttctgatTTGCTTCTGCCCGTCAGTACATGCGCTACACTATGCTTGTTTCgcacatattctgagaatgcattctgaggcgaattttttttcgcacACTGAATGGTGTTAAAGTCAAAAGGTATCCGGATCCGTTGGTCCGTTTAACGCGAGCTATTGCATAAAAACGATCAGATTATGCAACCAGACACGAGTCGATAATATACCATCATGACAACGCGTGACCTCATGTTGGTGttgatattaaaaactttttggaaaataatGGGTGGGAAATTCTGGTTCACCCACTTTATATCGCAGACCAATCCCCTTTCCGACTATCATTTGTTTCAATGGATGCAGAACGCATTGAGTGGGATACGCTTTAATCCAGAACAGGGTATCAAAAATTGGCTGGCTTCGATCTTGGCTTCAAAATATAAACGCTTCTTTTGCAACTTCGTCtgtgaatgacggatctctatagtagcatgtccgacaAAGCCTGAATCTATTGAAAACCTGAGAAGAGGATTCAAAGCCCCCAAGGAGGATGGTCGTAATAGCTGtcatccatggttattatgcaaagaaaGAAAAGAATAGTCCCCTAGTTCATAAACTCCCTCCGTTGAAAAATATGTCGTCTATTCGAGGAATATCAAAGGAGTTTCTCGTCACTAACAATTTTTCCTTTCATGTTAATCGCAAgcaaaccacgctatagaggcgacgctTCTTGTTgaaaatatcatactaacattccttcccttcccctggagACTGTAGAGACGTAGccagcgtcgttattgactatttaaagtacgcatcaccgaaacttgcagaatgagaatgatttgcttatCCCAAACGAAATTCAATATGTTCTTTGCGCAAATTTGCTGGTtgtggtcaatcacggagagtaaCTAAGAAgtatacagtctacccaagcttaaGCTAAAAAGATAAACTTCTCGACGAAATCCGATGGGAAAAAGATGTGACCAGCGATggccaatactttgaataatgtTATAAcgtattttattattcaaataaatgtgtttttcatgcaaaaaaccgaacgaattaagttgcacatattataatgaaaaagttTTCATGGCTTACGTGTCCCGATTTAAtttctgaactatttggtcaaccTATGGGAACCTGATTGACCTCAGTGGTTCTATCGAAGACAGTGGTTCAGTGATTGAAATGATATGCCTCCACTGAATCATATCCAGCGGACTTAAAGATACCTGAGGTGTTGGCAGGAGCTAGAAAGGCATTTGGCTCGCATTTGGCTAGTCGAATTTTTCGACTAGAacgaataattttttatttatgctCGCTCCTTCCGTTcatcttttcgttttttttgtgccTTTTTATTCATTTGCATCTCAAGGCCGGTTTacagttcccgtgaacgtgaacttgaacaggtggtggaataggacaatcatttcacggtgaactacattgcgaacaaacaactcaaaaaatagtggtgaatagaatgattttgttcacgttcacgttcatattaaaagttcgacagtgaacgtgaagtaaataaacatcgatcttcaataaagtaattcggataaaatatacagttgttcacgaatcaacccaaaccaacgaagttttttaacccgcgcagagatccgattgattgaaattgcatccatatcaaaattttcattgaaaactagagaattgctaaacatatccttttacagttcacggtgaaataattttcagaatgccttgggacattcgaacgtgaacatgaacgtggaaatattttgacgtctatattcaccactgttttcacgttcacgttcaccgaagtcggtgaactatggtgagttcatcaacatctcgattccacggtggaaattcagaactGTTGTGAACTATTGAATTAACTCATTTTTATCAATgtgaattgtgtttaaacatgtttttcaactagaaattttttcttcctatcgtttcaagatgttttcctcgcgttttatatatggactgatgaattattaacaaaaaaaagtgtttgtccgcgttcacgttcacgggaactctaaacatACCTTCATGAGGAATTCAAAAGGGAATAACGTTCCACTGTATCAGTGTGTGCCTGTGccctgagattttttttttttgattcagttattatattttataagtgGGACTATTATGTTTGCAAGTAAGATTACCAAAACATTGTTATCGATTTCCTTCACACaaacaatagaataagttgaaatgtaaatacattatAAATATAAGAATTTAATGAGATCATCAACGTTGTTACAATGTCCTTATATCTCCtctttttcctaatgaaaaaaaaaatcaaccttctaaattcgagtcgaccgcgaataATCGGTTTCTATCTTATTAATCGTAGGGTTAAGGAGGAAAAAAAGTATGTAtttgtataaaaatatatttgagtttgactttcaaaaaaataaaacaattacaaaaaaaaaactggaaatgtGTTGAActgaaataaaagaaaagagAATACAAGTAAAATCTCAAAATAATTCAgcatatgaaaataaatatctaACTGTCGTTTAAGTAAGTATAACTCTATCACGAAATAATGTGATAGtcaaaaccattgcattatATGCTGCTATTAATCACATTCCACTAAAATACTAATCATCTTCACATTCCATTTCCTGTTTCACGTGCTGTCCCATGCCAACCAATATCAAAGGGTCAGAATTGCCGCTGCCCTCACCTTGAACTCCGTCAGTCGCGTCCTCTGACAGTACTATATCAATCAGGGCTTCATCTCCATCGTTCTTATTTTCATTAGCCTCAAACCTCGTCGGGTTGTTTGTAGGCCAAATTCCAACAACCGTTTGCTTGTAACCGTGACATTTTTCCTCTAACAGACCAACCCGGCGGTCCAACATCTCGACTAAATCTTTAATTTGAGTAACAGTTTGACGGAGCGCCTGCACTTCGTCCTCGAATCCGAACCCATCAGCAACATGTTCTCGCTGGGCTGGTCCAGAAACCCTGATTCGCTTCCGATTCTCATTCTTGTTGACTTCCACGAAGTTCTGTTTCAGACTATCCGGGGGTTCACCATAGCAAAGATCCGCCTGTGCTTGGGTTGGTTGTAACAAAATCAATCGAGCCCACCCATGGAAAGCATCCTCCATCATAGGCGCAAGTTTGTCATGGTGAATTTTTCTCAAGCGCTCAACCAACGCTTGCAGCTTTTGCTCTTCTGCCATATCCTGTTCCGTCCGCTTCTCATTGCTGCTGACTTCAGTTTTGCCCTCAAAGAGCTTCAGTTTAACGGTCTCCCACTCTGCGCGGGATTGAATACGGATGGAATGGACGAATAGCCTCAAAGTGATAGTTTTACGGCCCCACTTTAGCAGCATATTGCCTTCCAGCTGTTCCGCCCTCCAAACCCTTTTTTGTATACGATCTTTGAAAGTAACATACAATGGAAGATCCTTTCTTGTGGGAACCTCCTTTTCACTCCAAAACGGTTCACCTGATCGAAACTCAACCGCACGTTTCATATATGGTCGCGCCAACTCATACAAATAATCCAGAAACTCTTCCAGTGTGTTACTTCTCACGGTCCAGGTTTTCACATTCGCCACACTGTACTGGCCTCGGTAGAATGACCTGAATACCATGAGTACGTTCTTATAAATCGCTTTCTCTGGACCAATCAAGGCACTTGTGAGCGGCGGTCCCGTCTCGATTGGTTCAAGTTCTACTGGAATTTCTTCAAGAATAGTCTCTTCTACTACTGTTTCCGCCTCTAGCATTGGCTTCTCAACGTAATCGTCAAGAGGATCCATCGTcctggaagaaacaaaaaaaatcagcatgtaCTGGGAAAAAAACCTTGACGAACACGACTACCATACGAGTGCACGTCTGCACTGTTTATCTGTGAACAGTAAACAAGTATTGTCAGTCTAGcaggaaaaaataaatatttgcgcCGAAACGGGAGAAATACTATCTGGAAAATTATCACGAAACGGGAGAAATACTATCTGGAAAATTATCACGATAAGCCAATGCAAATTTAGCGTGCAGTTTTGGAAGGAATCTGTAGAGTATAGATTTAATCGTAACAGAAAAACTGGAGATATTCTGAATTTCGTGCAGCAGAACGCtgtgttttgttgttttcaccACAAAACGTCAAAATGCGATGCGCATTTTCCAATGACGCATGACTCGTGCCCTGTGGAAAGTAAGGTTGGTCATAAATAGCGGTTAGCGCGATTGTATAGTAAATCAACGTTTTTTGATGTGCTAGATTTCTACTCATGGTTTGAAAATCAGCATATTCTACCAATTAAGATCAATGGTTCATGTCCAAAAATGTCTATTGCCTTCTTGAGTTATGCTGATTAAGCACCAAACTAGTTTAAGTTCAATTGAACTCACTCTTTCGGTTGAGAGGCGAATAAATATTaagagtttaaagcctctatagttcAACAACGGACGAACTCTTTCGGTTTCAAGACTCCCAAAAAATGGTTGACAATCAGGATTATCCTCACCGTCAGTTTCCTACTGCTAAATAACTTTTTCATATAATCATCGTTCAATCTACAGGGGTACATAAACAATGCTGAGCTACGCGCGCCGCTCAACGAACGAGATTTTTTACCCGGAAAGCACGATGAGAAAATTCAAACTCCAGTGCAGCGctgcgtatgttttctgaagactgtttTTTTTGTAAGCTTTCATTTGCATCCCGCAAGTAGCTAGAGAAACCACAGTCCACTGTGTCGGAGCTCCGCATCCACACAGCAAGGACAACTTACTGTTGAGGGTGCCCTAGTACCCATAGGCTCTGTTATCGACGAGTATTTATTAAACTTCGTCCGTCATTCATCTCTTGGCACGGATAGAATTACACCTTGTAATCGGCTCCTTGTTCATTCGAGCTTGCCACCAACAATTTGATTCACAATGATGTTACGTCTCCGGGTCGCACCGATGCTTGTCAAGTCCTGCTGACTGCGTCTAGTCCAACTGGTTCGCTCGCAGGGCTCCTCGTTTAcgtgttctgagcactcggtgtTCGAGAACATAAAGCGCTTGTGGGTCCTCTTCAAACATCGTCCCTGCTTCGAGCCCATTGAGGACAATCGGTTAAATCAGGGATTTGTACGTGATACACTTCGTACGAAGTCGGAGTTTGTTGTTCCTTAAGGATTTGTGGTGCCCATAGTAGACACGACTTTTGTTGACTATGCGTCTACGAACCACGAAGGATTCTATTACGATCAGCCCCttctgctagcatgtatttagtcgtAGACGTATTTttcccaagcccaatcaacattgcttcgtgtttcagtcggataTACAAGtccgctaccgtcgcatgtgttctttcGATTATGTCCTCATCATCGGCGAAGCACTGTTGAAAATCGTCTCCCGCATGTCTCAAACGATTCGACAGATCGCCTGAGATCCACATATTGCACCGCACATCGTTCAttgttgcctgaatcagtcttgtcagatTTTGAGGAAAACAATTTTAATTCATGATTCTCCGAAGCTATCGTctgtcgattgtatcatatgctactttgaagtcgacgaagatgtgtaGGGACCTAATAGTTGCGGCAATTTTGGAGGCTCTGCCGCAGTGGAAAAATCTGGTTCGTCGTCCAGCAACCGGGTATGAATTCCGGCTATTAGCGATAGACGGGAAACAGGATCTGGGATAGTATTTTGTAGgtaccattcaggattgtgattgCACGGTTGTTTTTTTACGATCCAGCTTGTCACCTTTAATATAGATGGGACAGATTACCACTTTTTCCCACTCCTcctgtagctgttctgtgtcccagatcctgactatcatcCGGTGCATTAATTGCTTCAGTCTCACTGTACCTCGGTTGGAAAGATCCGTTAAGAGATCATTCTTACCAGCTGCTCTGTGGTTCTTTAGCTGATTAATGATCTCCTTAACTTCACCTATGGTATATTGTAACATATTGCGGATTGCACCTGAATCCTAGAGCTTTTCTTCTCCATTCACGTTGATGCCGTCCATGAGACGTGAATTCAGCTTTGTTAGTATCGTTTTTGAATGTtgaatgtttgtttgtttttgaatgttttgcaTGAATGTATCGATACTTTTCGAAGGAAGAAAGCTCGCGGAAGTTGAACAGCAGGTACAGTTGTAACACAAACGGATGCAACAGCTTTGGAAGTGCCTAGCTCGAGCTCTTGGTGTGAAAAGCTTGTTAGATATTTGAAATCATTGCCGGCTTTTGTTCGTTGACTAAGCTTTTTAGAATTCATACGGCTTCTGAGAGCCTGTATATCCAAGTTGCTGAGAACAACTTCACAGACACATACGGCACAGTACGCGCATCCTGGCTTAATGTCGATTTGTTTCAACCATGATGAAAGCTCCGGATCCGAATCTCCGGTCATAATAGTAACTATCATCTGTAACAACGAGGGCACTCAACTGCTTGAACGCCAACTTTTTACAGTCAGTACTGCAGACGATTGAATTTTCTTAGTTTATGGAAACTTACGGTACATATTCACTCAATCCAACGCTGTCATTCTcatttttgcataaaatatcccCCGTTTTTTTAGCCAtatcatttaatgtcataacgtCAGTTTGTTCAGGAAAGTTTATGACGAGCTGGACTCGTCATTTCCGTTCAAGGGGTTAAGAAAAGGAAACAAAGAGCATAAATTGTTAGATCTCCATACTTTCGGTTCCGTTGAGAGTCGGGGAAGAATGCCAGACAACTTTATGATCTTTCTTTCTCCTTACGCAAACACATCTGCCAAATATCAGCAAACTAACTTCCCTCGCAGGAAAAAACAATCAAGTACATAGAAGTAACCTAAAAAGAATTTAGCTGGTCAAAAACACAATTGAATTGTTTGTTTGGGAAACCTCTGAGGCGCCacttttatcaaaattgactttttggtggtttttgagtttttgaggATACCTAACATtgactatcaaaatttcagaaaaagtcAGTTCTACGAACCCCCTCCAATTGAGGTTTCAAATAGTCGTTTGTTTGAGGAACCCCATAAGTCCATGTTTCCAATTATTATTGTAGGAGTTATTCTCATTCGACCTTTGTGTCTAAGCCCACTGGCGAGAGAAACGTGGTAAACAAAGAATTTCATATAACCTTTGTATCAGTGATCGATGAGTAGAGAGAATAAAGTGATGCGTTGATTAGATTGACGACAGCCAACTTGATCAGTCATGTTTTTCAGTTTCCTCTTAAAACCGAAATCTTAAAATCACCATGGGCGGCACTGCAATAGatatacaatttcattcattgtttacCGATGCCGTAAGAGGCATGCGCGATTCAACTTAATCGGAATACCTTCTGATTCGGATTGCAACCCGGACACGACCCCGAAATGCAAGTGTGGTGTTCGGCGGACAGCAGAATACAAAGCGGAAGCCATGAAAAGGGTAAGAATCAATGGAACGGCATACAAAAATAGGAAGGGAAAGGTTCGAATCTGAACACTGTTTAAAGTCTTTTTCGGGTCGGAAATTCGTTCAACCGTCCTGGAGCAAGAGGCGTATCGTTCTACTTGTCCTGCCACACAATGCACGATTGGACGCTTCGGAAAAGCATAGTTAGCCCTCAACTAAGAATTGTTGAAGTGCACGAAGAACACTAAGGTGAGTGGCAGGCAAAACGCTGTTGTACTATGTACTTCTcatatattacgtaacgcaaaaagtgTTTTAAAATATACTCTATCTCCCTAACGTAACGTATTTTTGTATTCCTTATCTATTGAGAGTCAAACAAATAATACTTATCCGACCCCTTTACCCCTCCCTCCTTTAATGCGTAACAGAACTTGTAGACAGCCCTATTCTTACTTGGTATAAACATTATGAACTTTAAAAGTATATGAATTTGAATTGGATCCCTTCAAAACCGCTAAATATAAcgtttacattaaaaaaaatggacaaaaattgccgatttttgatgggtttaccttcacacgcagtAACGAACCTCCCCTtccagcatcaatcatagtaacccatgagttagcagaaaaaatttgacagctctatcagtcaaactctaactgtgatggcgaaaacagtgaagctactccgttcagaagtatGTGCGTTCAGATATGTTCGCGTCGTAAACGGATATCGTGCGACAATTTGTgcacgccggatacgcccgttcctgcatctacaacatcttggcactattggaaaacaatcagagcatcgaaagaaagctcTAAAGAAACTCCAAAGGATGCAGAAGAAGAAGATCGAGAGAAAAGTGGCTatatcgctgcgtgcgcttggtgaaaaagtacctggcgaacatgaaCATACATTTCAGGAAGCGTAAGTCTcctccactggtctcggagctgcaggcaatgacgcagcggcagcggctgaatatgatggtcaagtcgattttcccggcgaatcgcgacgtggcggtggtgatggacgacgagacctatctcactcTGGATGGCAACAACTGGCAGGCCACTTCGTATTTgacttcccccacgaaggaagaGAGCTCCGAAGTGATGTTTATTCCACAcatcaagttccccaagaaggttctgctgtggctgacaatcagcgagaagaggATGTCAAAGttgtgaacggggaaatttatagtacgaagtgcctgccggaagttgcgtcgtccATCAAGtaataccataagggcgaagacgtggtgttctggccggatctagtGTCGGCTCACTACTCGAAACGAttgttagaggagatggagcggcggAAGATCGATGTGGTACTTAAGTCGGCGAACAcgcccaacgtcccccagctgcgtcctatcgagaatttctgggcaaacctgaaacGTAAGATCTAGTTCAACATTTTTGTAGCGAAAACTGAgaaagaatgaatgaataaaacgaaaaaagaactcaaaaacatgcctacacgtaTGTTTTCGTCCGCCCTGGCGCCGCTCGCAAGCGCGTAGAATTTTTTCAAGtgagctaatataattaccttccatgggaaatttattaAACTCAATTAACTgtcttagattttttttatcatcatccgaaaaaagtccatATTTTTATTGCAAACGTTATTACAGCTAAAGCGCTCATGAGCCTAAAGAATAAAACAAATGGTCCGAACCTGTCAAAggctgaaaatcactataatacaacaATAACAAACATTTTCAATAATGTTCCACAAAGCAGGATACTATGTTTCGATGTTGCGTTGCAAACAAAACTTCTGATAGCCTTGGTTGAACTTCTGCTTAAGCTCTGTGCTTATTGcaatcaacttttcttgcattatccCATTGGCTTCTTTCATGACTGTGACATGCcttttttttccctgttggatgtgaaccactgcgtccattattctgaactattgtggtatatcccattttttttgtactccgcttcaagcttacctactgcttGTTAGCGCATAAACCGGGCTAACTGCGGTTGGAATGGTTCTGGCTAAGCACACTGTGGAAGTTAAAAACACAAGAGGTTATAGtccaaattttctctttatttcactAATTACGCATCACTTGGTAAGTCACTTCCACGTTGATGGTAAGGAAAAAACTGGCAAAGATGGATGGTCTGTTCTGCGTTCCCTTTGCATTTGTCAGAAAGTTGGTGGGGTTTTTGTCCTGTCGGCTTCGCTCGGCTCGATCGGGTGCTGTTCGTTGTTATGTTGCTGCTCCATTCATCTCGCTCTCGCACGTGACTAGGTGATGCGATGGAATGGAATAGACAATAATTGCTTCGGGTGATGATCGGAAAATGTGTATTGTAGACAAATGGAGGTTTCAATTTATATCGTCCTGACATGTCAGAACACGTTTTGCGCTCGCTGCGCGTGGCGCGAacactgcttattgatgaagaagtagactgaaagctatacaAGATAGGTGCCgatcaggaatactctgtttgataaattttataatcctgatcggcggcgcagaccaaatttccttgggctccagaatggccttatcaaggtattgaagtctgcgtctagttagagctccacaattacagagcaaatgttccgaggtttcgctttcggtattacaaaaacgacaaatatcacAAATAtcggtattacaaaaacgacaaatatcagGTTTAGTgcaacctatgtttttgagatggtatttactcggacagtgtcctgttataaggcctgtgattgtgcctaagtttttcttattaagactcagcaattgttgagtaattttaatactcggcgtgatatttttttttgactggttaagttgtaccgccaaccagttggctaacacttcccggtcttcccagttcttcagctcacctttcaacacacagtcagatattccacagaatggttctggaccagtgaaaggtgagcttgagccgttcctggcaagttcatctgctcgctcgtttctctctattccacaatggccaggaatccagtacagttgtaccgaacttatccgacttagttgccgtTAGAGGAGAATGccttcccagacaatttttgaggagcatttaaaagcatttagagctttaagtgccgcttgactgtctgagaatatgcagatgttagcatgtctatattttcttttaaggcagacatttgagcattctattatagcagctatttctgcttgaaaaactgttggccagtttcccaaagctacagagatttttgttctgggaccatacactccagcacctgttctgattcccatttttgacccatcagtgtagaacatgattgaaccattacgaacactgggaccgccttcattccatattgaacgagaaggttcgattacactgtatggaatgtcgtagttagtcctaggttccatccaatcactgttcagctctgaggatggtcctacgggtaagagattcaggatgcccaagtgaccaattttgtctccgtctagtatttttttccattgtttaagcATTAGAGACATGACTTAGTAACATCCTCGTATAATGCTTCCAAGTGAGTGACTTATGATAACATAACATCGCCTTGAAGCATAGGTGATATTTTTGATaaatgcggaaactgtgaatattaTTTTCTGCCTCAATTTTGTTTATAAAAGATTAGTTTATTCACAAATGCCGATAAtattgattttgttttaatCAAGTTGAGATCGTCCGAACCATTTCAGTCTAAACCACCAAATATCTTATAATAAATATCTATTCTacaatttttcagattttctctcaaattaagattttttttcttgtaaaaactccagcataaattcaaaaatagcTGAAAATCTTGCTATACAAGAGTCTCTTGATAACCAACGAATTTCATTTTGTAGATGTAACCGAGGAAAGTCTTCGTCGTTTTTCTCACATAGCTCAGATAATAACCTAGAGTACAAACAATTGCCTCGAATcttgttcacgtttttttacttggCCTAATTTTTCATGTTGTACGAACTTGTGCACGCTCATCGACTTGTTATGTTCTTCAAAATACTACAATAATTCTTTCTACTAAAAAAATAGTaattcttataacaagttggttcacgtaacaaaACTTATAAAGTATCTTGAAAggttcaaataagaacttgtgtcaATTGTGTGAAAATATGAACCATCCAGTTTCGGCACACCATTTGTCGCTCTCTGCTTGAGAGGTATAATGCCTGACTGTAATATGTGGCGGAACAACGTTCTGGCAGAGCGTTGTCAGCCTGCATGGGAGGTGTGATGTAATAGTCATGCAGTTGCTCAATGTGAGCATGTGAACGATACATGATGTCAAATATAGCTACCCACGCATGATGAGGCATCTCATTTGTGTGGGAAGCATGAGGACATTCTATTCAGCATGGTGTCAGATACTTAGGAGACCATTTGCCATTGAGAGTAAGTTCTTTCGAACCACACTAATActacatatttttgaatttcattcCTGTTCGCAAATATAAAAACTCTTGTTTCTTAGTTGATTGTCCAAAACCAAAGAACAGTCACTTCCAAGGCCCTCTAACTGTTGTTGTCCTCGTTCCTCTGGTCGGCCAAACTGATAATGAAGAAGCGCGACCGTGTGGCAAACAACTGTTTCACACATGATGAAATTAAATCCTGATCCGGCAAGGAATATAAAATTTCGGTCGAAGCATCAGAAATTTCGTTTGCAACTGCGGGTTTCGGTGCCCCCGGTGGCACGCATGAAACTCCATTTTAAATAAACTTCAGAGTCTGTGCGTTCAGATACGCTGCCATATAACACTCATTTTCTTAGCCTACACTTACCTGGAATTTGGATTGCAGTTACAGAATTTTCCGGTTGCGGGGGAGTTATTCCAGGCCATTTTACtagcgaaataaaaatattcgcgAGTAATCCCCATGAACGAACGAACGCAAAAATGATTCAAATGCTTCTCTTCAAATTCCCGTTTAACTCTCTTCCGTGGTCCTTTACCTCTCTTAGGTAATTGCTCTCCATGACACCGTTCTTAAAATCTCGTATAATTTTTTACGGAACATTTTTTCGCCACTCCACTCCGTATGTAGAAGTGGCATCTAGCATCGGGTTAAGACATGGGACAGTACAACATTTCGTTGGGATGTAAGTGATTGTGTGAATCGCCTGACAGATTGTCGGAAATTCTAACACTGCACCGCAAGCACTTTTATCGGCTTGTCGAGCTCCGTTTATCGTTTCATCATGTTCCACTATTCGTGTCAAAATGGAGAAGCACAAAATTATTGTCTACATAACAcataagaagatcaatcaaaggAGTCCTGGGATGAAATCCACGAT from Toxorhynchites rutilus septentrionalis strain SRP chromosome 3, ASM2978413v1, whole genome shotgun sequence encodes:
- the LOC129775740 gene encoding uncharacterized protein LOC129775740, whose protein sequence is MDPLDDYVEKPMLEAETVVEETILEEIPVELEPIETGPPLTSALIGPEKAIYKNVLMVFRSFYRGQYSVANVKTWTVRSNTLEEFLDYLYELARPYMKRAVEFRSGEPFWSEKEVPTRKDLPLYVTFKDRIQKRVWRAEQLEGNMLLKWGRKTITLRLFVHSIRIQSRAEWETVKLKLFEGKTEVSSNEKRTEQDMAEEQKLQALVERLRKIHHDKLAPMMEDAFHGWARLILLQPTQAQADLCYGEPPDSLKQNFVEVNKNENRKRIRVSGPAQREHVADGFGFEDEVQALRQTVTQIKDLVEMLDRRVGLLEEKCHGYKQTVVGIWPTNNPTRFEANENKNDGDEALIDIVLSEDATDGVQGEGSGNSDPLILVGMGQHVKQEMECEDD